In Bactrocera oleae isolate idBacOlea1 chromosome 3, idBacOlea1, whole genome shotgun sequence, a genomic segment contains:
- the Tango1 gene encoding transport and Golgi organization protein 1, with the protein MFGRRKCSAMNSALIFLGVCSILLPTNWVVEGLSDFRLCADPQCQSIISQGTGKITYRAGQEGMVSFKINSKIRIKSKSAGKDPSLWGIDVNGREGYAPKEYILEERVIVKDKDLLYTVPVILTGSQTISSTTPPTPAAVLKPSENIPIKKEDVEITTTAPLLPQLEIENSIPLTSRDRESTKEDIRQATPVQSDIEIIDGTEIPVLEKVTEKENYFLQTSLNSDNPEISEKQPFENSSETTEVKEQVNKPEPIINNTVQEQNTSIIEETKDIERGLPTLGIADDDDNVEDEEDEGEDYSEEEEDDPIMGKNDEEKLNSLDKESDFLNVKNFNETDAENKPEDSSEKEKSNLHISDRNETHKIEEKPSIESSADNITVINETIDTETATEKSVTESVTLPQKQLPIPQVDLAEEFSESATSNETGKEVPSELSERLPVPNTLAETIPLETELQPNVSIEDTTQSTPVTTAEEKVDDNASSAEHNVPTLQIFQTPTQYQPQLKYKQEQLEHKHVHTHSEDQQHTHQHHPQDQNHHLDPSRQQNNIPEASKEITTKAVDVDASQRSGDEELHTPYYPKPIDEQTFNQPPLGAYSYETVTESSTSEVKSEQLDTVTPTFSDVEQSNEVNDASDEDIVSIKRDKIFEEETTSTPAEENSKNGDVNVGAVEENLSHTTPVPLGVDTVEKPVPHSTPIPVEEYETTTSAPRPSIEEDRIEYETKAKTSVPLQPVEEYETTTKTSVPLQPVEEYERTTTTSVPLQPVEEHSLPDQETKEKEQGLFATILGTVNNFLSNGKKDDVSVEDEELQRILYPDRAKTNKKSKESDAEYCEKLSPNDCPSQVLRELNNAATSSSSIAGCQLDLNNMSMDMLLTVAGNKMFEMSELLACLATVAVTCLFFLFVYYCFCNSSREGELLARLNALERSLLATHKENAILKEDLMGTRNKLSSIEDNSFGSNDMVIALKQELEDELLEKRQLQDQVGSLEKELENAAEAGLELNKIVSELLNNQTGDESIISSVEELQKQLNEQQKTILDINANLAEKSRENSELQLMIAEQNARLSGEIASLQQDNDELEVEKSNLQTRLEETKREFEEDITKALEGKNFEIKRLQSELVEMSTKLEAEHTKYQTSLAKVEALEECLRTVRRDPSVNINNVIDVANVRAELLDVQKRYAALKDRLDTETDAKKLFEQQLQLSNNENEKLKHDFHQSEKDKLEAQTRLEVLSNYFKEKETQLQKELSLKEAMWLKQQGETTSTVDRVTTMQQEIQALKSQNDALRAEIEAQLAAHKAQTGTLENRAHETWLAARQSERRYEEARAEATALRRKLTSLAGGATGEANFEKMAAGELNNANSPIHMESPGSPLLGRLPPPPFLPPPFMGPPPPFMGMPPPFVPPGEMRPPPLGRLMSPPPGAVSGGSGHLPPPRSGRYSPNRTDYDAYDDDEDEDDYVDDEEDEDEEEQRMRQHHRRRGSDINGSWHRDDSYSPPPRAYRSQSPTDSRYNYTERDLISTYDTETDFEPSPSPRKHERRGARGSRAGSYRGYSPLPSASSPLNVSSNSNAGRKQTTSAFSKGHMSSGSEKSYNAPPPPRHGGKKNSKSAV; encoded by the exons ATGTTTGGCAGACGAAAATGCTCGGCAATGAACTCTGCATTAATTTTTCTGGGCGTCTGCAGCATTCTCCTGCCTACAAATTGGGTAGTAGAGGGTCTTTCTGACTTTCGGCTTTGTGCGGATCCACAATGTCAAA GCATTATATCTCAGGGAACTGGTAAGATCACATATCGTGCAGGGCAAGAGGGGATGGTGTCTTTTAAAATTAACTCTAAAATTCGAATTAAGTCGAAAAGTGCTGGTAAAGATCCTAGCCTTTGGGGTATTGATGTAAATGGACGGGAAGGTTACGCACCAAAGGAGTATATTTTGGAAGAAAGAGTGATAGTGAAAGATAAGGACTTATTATATACTGTACCCGTTATTTTAACTGGTTCACAAACAATATCTTCAACTACACCACCAACACCAGCTGCAGTGCTAAAACCTTCAGAAAATATTCCAATAAAAAAAGAAGATGTGGAGATAACCACCACAGCACCATTATTGCCACAGTTGGAAATTGAAAATTCAATTCCTCTAACAAGTCGAGATAGGGAATCTACTAAGGAAGACATAAGGCAAGCGACACCTGTGCAATCTGATATTGAAATTATTGATGGCACAGAAATACCGGTTTTGGAAAAAGTGAcggaaaaagaaaattatttcctGCAAACCAGTTTAAATTCTGATAACCCTGAGATATCAGAAAAACAACCATTTGAAAACAGCAGCGAAACAACAGAGGTTAAAGAGCAAGTGAATAAACCTGAACCAATTATTAATAATACTGTTCAAGAACAGAATACTTCAAtaattgaagaaacaaaagacATAGAAAGAGGGTTACCTACATTAGGAATCGCAGATGATGATGACAATGTTGAAGATGAAGAGGATGAGGGGGAAGACTATagcgaagaagaagaagatgatCCCATAATGGGTAAAAATGATGAAGAGAAATTAAATTCGCTGGACAAAGAAAGTGATTTTTTGAATGtcaaaaatttcaatgaaaCCGATGCAGAAAATAAGCCAGAGGATTCCTCAGAAAAAGAGAAATCAAACTTACATATAAGTGATCGCAACGAAACGCATAAAATTGAGGAAAAGCCTTCCATCGAATCATCGGCCGATAATATAACTGTCATAAATGAGACAATCGACACAGAAACTGCAACGGAGAAGTCAGTTACCGAATCTGTTACTTTGCCACAAAAACAGTTACCCATACCGCAAGTAGATCTCGCTGAAGAGTTTTCGGAAAGTGCAACTTCGAATGAAACTGGTAAAGAAGTTCCTAGTGAATTAAGTGAAAGGCTACCAGTTCCTAACACATTGGCAGAGACTATACCTCTTGAAACCGAGTTACAACCTAACGTTTCTATAGAAGATACAACCCAATCGACGCCTGTAACTACGGCCGAGGAAAAAGTTGATGACAATGCATCAAGTGCTGAACATAATGTGCCTACTTTACAAATATTCCAAACACCAACTCAATATCAACCTCAGCTTAAGTACAAACAGGAACAACTAGAACACAAACATGTCCATACGCACTCAGAGGATCAACAGCATACACATCAGCATCATCCACAAGATCAAAACCATCATCTAGATCCGAGTAGGCAGCAAAATAATATTCCTGAAGCGTCGAAAGAAATTACAACAAAGGCTGTGGATGTAGATGCAAGTCAACGGTCTGGAGACGAAGAACTGCATACACCCTATTACCCCAAACCCATCGATGAACAAACTTTCAACCAGCCACCACTCGGCGCATATTCCTACGAAACGGTTACAGAATCATCGACAAGTGAAGTGAAATCCGAGCAATTAGATACGGTAACACCTACATTCAGTGATGTTGAGCAAAGCAACGAAGTCAACGATGCATCTGATGAAGACATCGTATCAATaaaaagagataaaattttCGAAGAGGAAACCACATCCACGCCCGCTGAGGAAAATAGTAAAAACGGTGATGTAAATGTCGGCGCGGTAGAGGAAAACTTGTCACATACAACGCCAGTTCCATTAGGTGTTGATACGGTAGAGAAACCAGTACCGCATTCAACACCAATACCAGTTGAAGAATATGAAACAACAACATCTGCGCCACGTCCATCAATAGAAGAAGATAGAATAGAGTATGAAACGAAAGCAAAAACATCTGTGCCACTGCAGCCAGTTGAAGAatatgaaacaacaacaaaaacatctgTGCCACTGCAGCCAGTTGAAGAATAtgaaagaacaacaacaacatctgtGCCACTGCAGCCAGTTGAAGAACATAGTCTGCCAGATCAAGAAACAAAGGAGAAGGAACAGGGCCTATTCGCTACTATACTCGGCACTGTCAATAATTTCTTGTCGAATGGCAAAAAGGATGATGTTAGCGTAGAGGATGAGGAATTGCAACGCATACTCTATCCTGATCGagccaaaacaaataaaaaatcgaagGAGTCCG ATGCTGAGTATTGTGAGAAGCTTTCACCAAACGATTGTCCATCACAAGTCTTGCGTGAACTAAATAATGCCGCTACATCGTCTTCATCAATAGCTGGCTGTCAGTTGGATCTAAATAATATGTCCATGGATATGTTGTTGACCGTGGCTggtaataaaatgtttgaaatgaGTGAATTATTGGCCTGCCTGGCGACAGTCGCGGTCACGTGCCTTTTCTTTTTGTTCGTGTATTATTGTTTCTGCAATAGCAGTCGCGAAGGCGAACTGTTGGCCAGATTGAATGCGTTGGAGCGCAGCTTGCTGGCGACACACAAAGAAAATGCTATACTCAAAGAAGATTTAATGGGTACACGTAACAAATTGTCGAGTATTGAAGATAATTCCTTCGGTTCAAACGATATGGTTATAGCGTTGAAGCAGGAATTGGAGGACGAACTACTGGAAAAACGTCAATTGCAAGATCAAGTTGGGAGTTTAGAAAAG gaACTAGAAAATGCAGCCGAAGCCGGACTGGAgttgaataaaattgtttcagAGCTATTGAACAATCAGACCGGCGACGAATCTATTATAAGCAGCGTTGAAGAATTGCAAAAGCAGTTGAACGAACAACAAA AAACTATTCTCGATATAAACGCTAATTTGGCCGAGAAAAGCCGGGAAAATAGCGAACTACAGCTTATGATTGCGGAGCAGAATGCGCGTCTTAGCGGTGAAATTGCATCGCTGCAACAAGATAACGACGAGCTCGAAGTGGAAAAGAGTAATTTACAAACACGTTTGGAGGAAACGAAGAGAGAGTTTGAAGAAGACATCACTAAGGCGCTGGAAGGCAAGAACTTTGAGATAAAACGTTTACAAAGTGAATTAGTTGAGATGAGTACAAAACTCGAGGCGGAACACACGAAGTATCAGACGAGTTTGGCAAAAGTAGAG GCTTTAGAGGAGTGTTTGCGTACAGTACGTAGAGATCCCAGCGTGAATATAAATAACGTTATTGACGTTGCTAACGTAAGAGCTGAGCTATTGGATGTGCAAAAGCGGTACGCTGCCCTAAAAGATCGTTTAGATACAGAAACG GATGCCAAAAAGTTGTTCGAACAGCAATTACAGCTTTCtaacaatgaaaatgagaaattGAAACACGATTTCCATCAATCGGAAAAGGATAAATTAGAGGCGCAGACGCGTTTGGAAGTGTTGTCCAACTACTTCAAGGAGAAGGAAACGCAGCTGCAAAA AGAACTAAGTCTGAAAGAAGCCATGTGGCTGAAGCAACAAGGTGAAACCACTAGCACCGTGGATCGTGTTACCACAATGCAACAGGAAATTCAAGCATTAAA ATCACAAAATGATGCCCTACgcgctgaaattgaagctcAACTAGCAGCACACAAAGCGCAAACGGGTACTTTGGAGAATCGCGCACATGAAACATGGCTAGCGGCACGACAATCAGAACGTCGTTATGAGGAGGCGCGCGCCGAAGCCACAGCGCTGCGTCGTAAGCTCACTTCCTTGGCTGGGGGCGCGACTGGTGAAGCTAATT TTGAAAAAATGGCTGCTGGTGAGTTAAATAATGCGAATTCTCCCATACATATGGAATCGCCCGGTTCGCCGTTATTAGGTAGACTGCCACCACCGCCATTCCTGCCACCACCATTCATGGGCCCACCGCCACCTTTTATGGGCATGCCACCGCCATTTGTGCCACCAGGAGAAATGCGTCCACCGCCACTTGGACGTCTAATGTCGCCACCACCGGGTGCTGTCAGCGGCGGCAGTGGGCATTTACCACCACCACGCAGCGGCCGTTATTCGCCTAACCGTACTGATTATGACGCTTATGATGACGATGAGGACGAGGATGATTATGTGGATGACGAAGAGGATGAAGACGAGGAAGAGCAGCGTATGCGTCAACATCATCGCCGACGTGGTAGCGATATAAATGGCAGTTGGCATCGTGACGACTCATATTCACCACCGCCGCGTGCATATCGTTCACAATCGCCCACAGATAGTCGTTACAATTACACTGAACGTGATCTCATCTCGACATACGATACCGAAACCGATTTCGAACCATCACCATCACCAAGAAAACACGAACGACGCGGTGCACGAGGCTCACGTGCCGGCAGCTACCGAGGCTACTCACCACTGCCAAGTGCCTCCTCACCGTTGAACGTATCTTCCAACAGTAATGCAGGCAGAAAGCAAACCACCTCGGCATTTAGTAAAG GCCATATGAGTTCCGGTTCAGAGAAGTCCTACAatgcaccaccaccaccacgacATGGTGGCAAAAAGAATAGCAAGTCGGCGGTGTAA